The Mycolicibacterium parafortuitum nucleotide sequence GATCTCCGGGCTGCCGATCTTGCCGTAGTTGCTCTCGCCACCTGTGGCGAGCGTCTGGTTCAGGCTGCTCAGCGGGAAAGCGTCGCCGCCCCAGGCGAACTGCGCGATGTCGAAGTTTCCCGGCGTGATGAAGTCACTGAACAGCCTGCCGCCGGCGGCCGGTACCAGCTCCAGGTTGACCCCGATCTGCGCGAGCTGGTTCTGCGCGATCTGGGCCACGCTACGGGTGCTTGCACCGTCGTAGAACACGTCACGGAGGGTCAGCCGCTTGCCGTCCTTCTCCCGGAACTGGCCGTTGAGTTTCCAGCCCAGCTCGTCGAGTTCGGTCTTGGCGGCCTCGGGATCGAATTTGATGCTGTTGTCCTGGTAGCCCTCCTGGCCGGCCAGGTAGATGTGGTTGTTCAACGCTGTGGGCGCGTCGGTGAGCCCGCGCTGGGTGACCGCCGCGATCGCCTGCCGGTCGATGCCCTTGCTGATAGCGGTCCGCAGCGCGGGATCGGCCAGCAACGCACCCTCGCTGCCGTTGAACGTGAGGTGGTACCAGTTCGGGGCCGGGGCGCGGCGGATCGTGACACCGTTGGCCCGCCGGGCGCGCTCCAGATCGTCGAGCGTCGCCAGTCCCACCGAGTCCAGCGCGTTGTTCTCCAGCGCCGGGATTACCGCGGCGTCGTCGAGCACGGTGTAGGTCATCGAATCCAGCAGCGGTGGGGTGCCCCACCATTTCGGGTTGCGGGTCAACACGATTCGTTGGGCACCACGGTCGACCGCAGTGATCTCGAACGGTCCTGCCGACGGGCCGGGGCCGTTCAGGAACCCCTTGTTGAACGCATCGGGGTCCTGCGTCATCTCCTTCGGGAAGAGCATGCCGTTGCCGGCGAACATGCCCCGCCAGTCGGCGTAGTGACTGGCGAACGTGAGCACGGCCTGGCGGTCGTCGACACCTTTGGTGACCGACGCGACGCGCTCGCTGCCGTTGGGCGCGGCGAACAGGAACCGCTCGTCCTTGCCGCTGGTCGCGTTGATCTGCGCGGCCAGGTCCTCCCACGTGACGGGCCTGCCGTTGTTCCAGACGGCCTTCGGGTTGATCGTGTACGTGACGACCTGGGGTTCGGTGCTGGTCAGCTCGACACTGGTGAAGTAGTCGGTGTTGACGGTCATCTCGCCGTCGGGCTTGATGAAGAACGCGCGCGGAAGCGTCGGCCGGTACATGCGGCCCACCTCGCCGAGATTGCCGTCGATGTGCAGGTTGTTGAAGTTGGTCGGGAAACCGGTCAACGCCAGCCGCAGCGTCCCGCCTTGCTGCAGCGTGGCGGGATCCTGCGGGTTGATGTCGGCCGTCGCGCCGAGTTCGGCGCTACCGCCGGCCGACGGCGGCACCTGCTCCGCGCTGGAGCACCCCGAGAGCACCAGCGCGGCCACCGTTCCTCCCGCGAGCAGACGCGAAATCGCACTCCTGAGGCCCGAACGGTGCGACTTTGTGTCTGCTCGCGAGGAAAAGGTGTCCGTCATGCGCACCGACTCTAACGGCGATCCGGCTGCGGGCGGGGCACCGCGGCCAGCAGTCGGCGGGTGTATTCGTGCTGCGGGTGCTCGAACACCGAGTCGCTGTCGCCCTGTTCGACGATCGCCCCCTTGTGCATCACCGCGACCCGGTGGGCGAGGTGCCGCACCACCGACAGGTCGTGCGAGACGAACAGGTAAGCCAGTCCGAACCGCTGCTGGAGATCGAGCAGCAGGTTGATGATGCCGGCCTGGATCGACACGTCCAGCGCCGACACCGGCTCGTCGAGCGCCAGGATCCTCGGTCTCAGCGCCAGCGCCCTGGCGATGCCGATGCGCTGTTTCTGGCCGCCGGAGAACTCCGCCGGATAGCGGCCGGCGTCCTCGCGGCGCAGCCCGACCACGGTCAGCAGTTCGCCGATCCGGTCTCGGATCGCGGCCTTGTCGAACCCGTTGGCCTGCAACGGTTCGGCCAGCACATCCGACACCGGCAACCGCGGGTCGAGCGAGGCCACCGGGTCCTGGAACACCACCTGCAGATCGCCGCGCAGCGTGCGGCGGCCGGCCCGGTCCAATGACGCCACGTCGCGTCCCAGCACCTCGATCGTGCCCGCCTCGGGTGCGGTCAGCTCCAGGATCTGGTGCAGCGTGGTGGATTTGCCGGACCCCGACTCGCCGACGATGCCGAGCGTGCGGCCGGCGTTCAGCTCGAAGCCGATGCCGTCGACGGCGCGGACCTCGCCGATGCGGCGGCGGAACACCACGCCCTTGGTCAGCGTGTACGTCTTGGACAGCCCGGTGACCCGCAGCACGACCTCGGGATCGTCGGCCGGCGGGTGCGTGGGCGGGGCGGTCGACACGCCGTAGATCTGCGCCGCGGACCGGCCGGAGACGTCGTCGTGGCGGATGCAGGCGACCTGGTGGTCGGCGGCGACGGTGACCAATTCCGGCTCGGCGGCGCTGCATTCGGCGACGGCCAGCGGACAGCGCGGCGTGAACGGACATCCGGGCGGCAGTGCGCTCACCGACGGCGGAGCACCCGGGATCGGCACCAGCCGGGTGCCCTGAGGGGCGTCCAGGCGCGGCACCGAGCCGAGCAGACCGACCGTGTACGGCATCCGGCGGCCGCGGTAGAGGTCGGCGACGGGTGCGGTCTCGACCGCGCGGCCGGCGTACATGACCAGCGCGCGGTCGGCGAACTCGGCGACCACCCCGAGGTCGTGGGTGATGATCAGCACGCCGGCGCCGGTCGCGTCGCGCGCGGTGCGCAGCACGTCGAGGATCTGCGCCTGCACCGTGACGTCGAGCGCGGTGGTGGGCTCATCGCAGATCAGCAGGTCAGGATCATTGGCGATCGCGATCGC carries:
- a CDS encoding ABC transporter family substrate-binding protein, with product MTDTFSSRADTKSHRSGLRSAISRLLAGGTVAALVLSGCSSAEQVPPSAGGSAELGATADINPQDPATLQQGGTLRLALTGFPTNFNNLHIDGNLGEVGRMYRPTLPRAFFIKPDGEMTVNTDYFTSVELTSTEPQVVTYTINPKAVWNNGRPVTWEDLAAQINATSGKDERFLFAAPNGSERVASVTKGVDDRQAVLTFASHYADWRGMFAGNGMLFPKEMTQDPDAFNKGFLNGPGPSAGPFEITAVDRGAQRIVLTRNPKWWGTPPLLDSMTYTVLDDAAVIPALENNALDSVGLATLDDLERARRANGVTIRRAPAPNWYHLTFNGSEGALLADPALRTAISKGIDRQAIAAVTQRGLTDAPTALNNHIYLAGQEGYQDNSIKFDPEAAKTELDELGWKLNGQFREKDGKRLTLRDVFYDGASTRSVAQIAQNQLAQIGVNLELVPAAGGRLFSDFITPGNFDIAQFAWGGDAFPLSSLNQTLATGGESNYGKIGSPEIDAKIEQTLSELDTAKARTLANELDKMVWAIGHSLPLFQAPGNTAVRSNLANYGPSGIGDLNFSAIGFMK
- a CDS encoding dipeptide ABC transporter ATP-binding protein; amino-acid sequence: MSLLEVRDLAVTFPTDTETVPAVRGLTYHVDAGEVVALVGESGAGKSAGAMAVVGLLPEYAEVSGSVRLGGDELLGLDDRQMSRIRGARIGTVFQDPMSALTPVYTVGDQIAEAIRIHQRGVDAKTARARAVELLELVGIGQPAQRARAFPHELSGGERQRVVIAIAIANDPDLLICDEPTTALDVTVQAQILDVLRTARDATGAGVLIITHDLGVVAEFADRALVMYAGRAVETAPVADLYRGRRMPYTVGLLGSVPRLDAPQGTRLVPIPGAPPSVSALPPGCPFTPRCPLAVAECSAAEPELVTVAADHQVACIRHDDVSGRSAAQIYGVSTAPPTHPPADDPEVVLRVTGLSKTYTLTKGVVFRRRIGEVRAVDGIGFELNAGRTLGIVGESGSGKSTTLHQILELTAPEAGTIEVLGRDVASLDRAGRRTLRGDLQVVFQDPVASLDPRLPVSDVLAEPLQANGFDKAAIRDRIGELLTVVGLRREDAGRYPAEFSGGQKQRIGIARALALRPRILALDEPVSALDVSIQAGIINLLLDLQQRFGLAYLFVSHDLSVVRHLAHRVAVMHKGAIVEQGDSDSVFEHPQHEYTRRLLAAVPRPQPDRR